The Meles meles chromosome 12, mMelMel3.1 paternal haplotype, whole genome shotgun sequence genomic sequence GGCATTGTCCCATTGTTGGTGATGTCATCATCACCCGCCCTGCCCCTCCAATGTGGCAGGTAGTCCAAGGTGATTATGTGAATGGAGTGCAGGGGTGCTGCACGCCGGAGGGCCCATTGAGATAAGCCAGCTCTGCTTCCGGGAAGGAGACGGGCCAAGCCACCTGGGAGCCGGTGGTGCTAGGACAGGGCTAGAACCCCAGCCAGACTGTCTGTGCCATGCACTCCCACTGCCCTGCGTGTAGACCCACAGACCCTGCCCATGGAGGGCGAGGTTTTCCCAGATCGGAGGCAGGTCCGTCCTCAGCCCACGTCTCCAGATGGGGGACCTGGCCCAGAGGGTGGCTCCAGTCTTGTCTCCTCCTCTCCCGAtgccccagtgtgggtgggcccCTGGGAACAGCCAAGCCACGGGCCACCATCCAGCCCTGAACCTGCCTCTAGACTCCGAGTTCTTGCCCTGTACTTTTGTGCCCTTGAATTCCCTGTCTGGGTTATGGTCACTCCAAGTAGCAAAGCCAGGATTCCAACCTGCTTCTAGTTCAGGCCAGAGGCTGGGCCTCCTGGGCTGCCTGCCTCCTGGGCTCCCCCGGGGTACTGTGAGGCCACAGGTGGGCTTGGGCTCCATGTGAGGGGAGAGGCTGCTGGAGTGTCTGGGGTGTCTAGAGGTGGCCTGAGCCAGGGGACCTGATGCCGGAAACTGGCTTATTCTTACCGTCCTTTCAGCCGTTCTCAGGttctgtgttctcatctgtaaaatggggatgacttGGTCATACACCTGACGGCACTGGTGTGAGGCTGTTTTGGGAGGCCTGTGAAGTGCTCGGTCAGCTGCTGCTTACATACCACTTACAGTCACTCCTAGAGGCTGGTCACCCAGCACGACCCCTGGACTGCTCCCCCAGGGCGTGCAGGGTGCTACGCTTAGTTCACTGACCCAGTTCCGAAGGGCTTGGGTCCCGTCCTGGTACCCAGAGGGCTGTGTGCATAGGAGGGGAGGCCTGCATCAAACTGGGGGCTCTCCAGGTCCCCCCCCAGGCCAGATGGCAGGCTCCCCCCTGCCTGGGCAATTAAGGCAGAGACAGGATGTAAAGAAGAGTCCAAACCATGGGATTCAAAGCCCCATTTTTcagacttgctgtgtgaccttaggcaggtCACTTCacatctctgagcctcggtttcttccTCTCAAACACCTACTACCTTGCAAGGATGTGGTGAGGCTCCAGGGAGATAGAGTGTGTGTGAAAAGGCCCAGCACAAATGGATTGCGGATCAACATAAACTACCTTGGGTGGTCTCCGGCagatcccccacccccaacccagcaCACGGGCCCGGGTGGGTGTGTGCTGGGGCTGCCCAGCCTCTTTGGCCTGCCCACAGCTGCACTACCCCCCAAAGAAGCTTGAAGAGTGTTGGGGACAGAGGAGAAGCTGGGAAGGAATGTAGTGCGACATGGGGGACACCATCCCCAGACCACTCAGGGAATGAGCCACCGGGCCCGGGCTTGGTCCTGCCTCAGCCACGCTACAGACTGATCGCTGGCCATGGCCCAGTGGCCTTTAGCCTGGGTGCTAGCTCGTGAACAGTGTACATGACAGCGTCCCCCCTCTCAAGAGCTGGAAAAGTAAATGATCCACGGAATGCCTGGTGCGgtgggggctctgtgctgggtcgGCTGGGGAGGAGATGACCCCGTTCTACTCCtaagggagggaaggcagaaagaacaaaacaggagCTACAGAACAATTCCACAGCTGAGACACCAtctgtgttttccttcttttttctttctcttcgtttttaaaacaatatagtGCAGACTGCACTTCTCACAGTAGAATATAATGGTCAAttttagtataaaaaaaaaacattctcagAGATTTGTAAATGCACTTAGTGCTTGAACAGGCCTTGGAGAGATACAGTACCGCTTCCGGAGTGCCAGAGGGGCCAGGGCTCAGGGAATTCGGGCCTTGGGGGTGTAACCgggtttggggggggtgggtagggatggatccctgcctgcctccctcccccaacccttgaTGGTGCCCAGCAGGCTTTGGAGGGCAGCTTGCTGGGAGGTGGACTGGGTCTCCCAACTAAAACCAGTAGGTCGCCTCCTCGCTGGCTCCTAGGAAAACCCCAGAAGACGGCAGGGTAGGTTCCTTCTGACTGGTGTCTAAGATGACAGGCCCACTGTTAGCCCCTGTGGTGCCTTTGTGCGAATAGGGAAAATGGCGCCCCTTCCTCAAGATTCGGGAAATTGCCATAATAAACATACAAGTCTAGGATGCAAATGGTGTCTCCTTGGACGAGGTGCCCTTGTGCAGTGCACAGCCTGTACAGCTGTGCCCAGCAGCCCTGTAAgatgtggagagaagggggaaggtggTAGTACAGGGTTTGGAGAGAGTGGGAATGGGGTACAATTCTGTGTTGGGAAGGAATggtaggaggagaaggagaacccagaggaggaggagcaggggggaATTGGAGCCTCTATTAGAGTGGTCTTCACCTGGATTAGCCAGTGGGGGACACTGTAGGCCCTGTGACTTTCTATACCCCTTCTCTGCTCTGTTTCCAGGAGACTGGGGAGCTCATGGTGGGAGATGTCTGACGCCCTGGGGGGCTGCTCTGACCCCATCCTGACTCTAGACTGTCACATTTCCTCCTGTATCCCACCCTGCCTGAGCTCCTCTCCTGGGAAAGCCAGAAAGAACCATTCCTGTCTTAAAgtggtttctctctccctgcctatgCCGGCTTGGATGGAGGCAGTGGTGGACGTCAGCAGCTGCCCTGGGCCCTCCCGGTGTCCTACAGCAGCCGATGGCAGGGAGGGGCCTTGGGGATCCTGGCCACCCTGCTCCTCCCCATCAGGCGGCTGCGTGGCAGCAGCCTGCCTGGCTTCCCTGCGGGTATCCACGGGCACTCGAGCCCAGGGTGAGGCCGGGCACCCCTGTGTACCGCCCACCCTGTTCCGCGGCCTGCCTCCCCGCTCGGCGCCCTGTCCGTCTGTCCGTGTGGCTGCTGGGCGGGCCTTATCTGTAGACGGGCAGGCGGATGTGGGCGTGCTGGTGGTCGAGCAGCCGCGGCACGGCCACGGTCTCGTAGCCCTTGCCCAGCATCTGCTCCTTGATGCAGGGCGGCCGGATGTCATTGATGAGATACTCCAGCGACTGCAGGCTGCTGCTCAGCACCGCTGTGTTGCACACGCTCTTGCTGGGCAGGCCTGAGAGTGCCTCCGCGGGGGGCCCTGCCAGCTCCCGGGCCGCCCCCGGCACCAGCTCGTTGACCGCCACAGCCGCCGCCGGGTTGTAGCAGTCGCTGGTGGGGGTCACCAGCACGCTGTTCCAGGGAGCGGCGAAGTACTGGCCCACGGTGAAGCCAGTGGGCAGCCCCAGGCCGCAGGTGAGGGGCGACCCGCCGGCCCTCTCGTAAACCCGCCCCCCGCAGGCCTCCGGGGACTTGCTGGCCACTGTGCCACCGCTGTAGGCCCGCAGTGGCTGGGGCGGCGGTGGGGGCGGCTTCTGCGGCCACAGCAGGTAATCCAGGCCCCCATCTGCGTACCCTGCAGGCTTGGTGGCCCCAGCCAACGTCAAGGCTGCTGCGCTTCCCTGGCCCAGCTCAGCGCCCTTCCGGCAGTCGGGCAGGCCAGCAGCAGCCGCATAGGCCATGCCGGGGAAGCTGGGCACGGGGCCATGCTTGGCCGGGCTGGGGTGGGGACCGGCCACGGCCTGGCAGGCGGCGGGCGCAGCACCTGGGGCCTGGCACTGCTGGTTGAGCTGGTACAGGAGACTGTGGATGGAGGGCAGGTTGGAAGGCGGCAAGGGCAGGCCACGGCCAGGCAGGGGGATGACGGAGGCGGCAGTGGCAGCAGCCGCAGGCAAGCCGGGCGGCGGGGCAGGTGCTTCGGGGGGCTTGGGGTAGGCCAGGGGCCCCAGAGTGCTGGGTGCCGGGTAGGGCGCGATGCCCACATGCACGGCGGCCGGCGACAGCTTCGTCCGCTTGCCCTCGGCGCTCTTGAGCACGCTCTTGGCGGGCCCGGCGGGCGCAGTGGCGCCGGAGGACACGGCGGCCTTGACGATGGCCAGCAGGCCCTGGTAGCCGGCAGCGTGCTGCGGGTAGGGGCTGTAGCGCTGGCCGCTGGTGTCATAGCCGTTGACGGTGCGGCCGAGGTGCTTGTGCTGGGGCACCCGGATGTTGGTGGGGAAGATCTTGATGGACAGT encodes the following:
- the FAM222A gene encoding protein FAM222A isoform X1 codes for the protein MLACLQRTQNPPGQHLACPSKSLDLRKCETAASSMHSSRYPSPAELDAYAEKVANSPLSIKIFPTNIRVPQHKHLGRTVNGYDTSGQRYSPYPQHAAGYQGLLAIVKAAVSSGATAPAGPAKSVLKSAEGKRTKLSPAAVHVGIAPYPAPSTLGPLAYPKPPEAPAPPPGLPAAAATAASVIPLPGRGLPLPPSNLPSIHSLLYQLNQQCQAPGAAPAACQAVAGPHPSPAKHGPVPSFPGMAYAAAAGLPDCRKGAELGQGSAAALTLAGATKPAGYADGGLDYLLWPQKPPPPPPQPLRAYSGGTVASKSPEACGGRVYERAGGSPLTCGLGLPTGFTVGQYFAAPWNSVLVTPTSDCYNPAAAVAVNELVPGAARELAGPPAEALSGLPSKSVCNTAVLSSSLQSLEYLINDIRPPCIKEQMLGKGYETVAVPRLLDHQHAHIRLPVYR
- the FAM222A gene encoding protein FAM222A isoform X2, whose protein sequence is MHSSRYPSPAELDAYAEKVANSPLSIKIFPTNIRVPQHKHLGRTVNGYDTSGQRYSPYPQHAAGYQGLLAIVKAAVSSGATAPAGPAKSVLKSAEGKRTKLSPAAVHVGIAPYPAPSTLGPLAYPKPPEAPAPPPGLPAAAATAASVIPLPGRGLPLPPSNLPSIHSLLYQLNQQCQAPGAAPAACQAVAGPHPSPAKHGPVPSFPGMAYAAAAGLPDCRKGAELGQGSAAALTLAGATKPAGYADGGLDYLLWPQKPPPPPPQPLRAYSGGTVASKSPEACGGRVYERAGGSPLTCGLGLPTGFTVGQYFAAPWNSVLVTPTSDCYNPAAAVAVNELVPGAARELAGPPAEALSGLPSKSVCNTAVLSSSLQSLEYLINDIRPPCIKEQMLGKGYETVAVPRLLDHQHAHIRLPVYR